Proteins from a genomic interval of Chroococcidiopsis thermalis PCC 7203:
- a CDS encoding transglycosylase domain-containing protein, with product MSSSIAREKPRYSSPGWKFLKEVSQVTGGTLLAVIMLTSAIVAGGLVGLAISFRNLPDVRVLRNYIPSETSYFYDINGKVLASIHGEANREVIPLNKISPELKRAVLAIEDSHFYSHNGINISSVGRASIVNWQRGAVAEGGSTLTMQLVKNIFLTQQRRFSRKVAEAVLAIRLEQILSKDQILEMYLNQVYWGHNTYGVETAAQSYFGKSAADLNLAEAAMMAGIIQAPQNYSPFVSMKTAKQRQETVLNRMRSLGWITAEEDEKARETKITLGKVRSFQRSSMPFVTNTAAQELEREYGLEAVQKGGLRVQTTVDSRMQQIAEETVAKWHKTIRSQGVRADQMALVSVDPRTQFIKALVGGVDYQKSEFNRATQARRQPGSSFKPFVYYTAFASGKFTPNSVINDTPVSYRIPGGIWTPKNYDDSFNGPMPVRRSLEVSRNIPAVKLGSAVGLNKVVETCRILGINSPMEPVPSLPLGAIGVTPLEMASAYATIANYGWQSKPTIIARVTDSSGNVILDNSPKPQLVLEPWAAATLTDVMKGVITSGTGTAAQIGRPAAGKTGTTSSERDIWFVGFVPQLATAVWVGNDNYQPVGKGATGGVFVAPIWRSFMSQALKNTPVENFRPPSQFDRPK from the coding sequence GTGTCTTCTAGCATTGCCCGAGAAAAACCGAGATATTCATCACCTGGCTGGAAATTTCTGAAAGAAGTCAGTCAGGTGACAGGCGGAACCCTTCTAGCAGTCATTATGTTGACTAGTGCCATTGTAGCTGGAGGGCTAGTCGGCTTAGCAATTAGCTTCCGCAACTTACCCGATGTCAGAGTTCTGCGTAACTATATTCCTTCTGAAACATCTTACTTTTATGACATAAACGGCAAAGTCCTTGCCAGCATTCACGGCGAAGCCAATCGCGAAGTCATACCTTTAAATAAAATCTCTCCAGAATTAAAACGAGCAGTCCTGGCGATCGAAGACAGTCATTTTTATTCCCATAACGGCATAAATATTAGTAGCGTCGGGCGTGCCTCAATCGTCAACTGGCAGCGCGGGGCAGTTGCAGAAGGCGGCTCGACACTGACGATGCAGCTGGTTAAAAATATTTTTCTGACGCAGCAGCGCCGATTTAGCCGCAAAGTTGCCGAAGCAGTCTTAGCCATTCGTTTAGAACAAATTCTCAGCAAAGACCAAATTTTAGAAATGTACCTCAATCAAGTGTATTGGGGACACAACACCTATGGTGTAGAAACAGCAGCCCAAAGCTATTTCGGCAAGTCAGCCGCAGATTTAAATTTGGCGGAAGCGGCGATGATGGCAGGAATCATTCAAGCACCGCAAAACTACAGCCCGTTTGTCAGCATGAAAACGGCGAAACAACGCCAAGAAACTGTGTTGAACCGAATGCGCAGTTTAGGCTGGATTACGGCAGAGGAAGACGAGAAGGCGAGAGAAACGAAAATTACCCTGGGGAAAGTTCGCTCGTTCCAACGTAGTAGTATGCCCTTCGTTACTAATACTGCGGCTCAAGAGTTAGAACGGGAATACGGACTAGAAGCCGTGCAAAAAGGCGGGCTGCGGGTGCAAACTACCGTTGATTCCAGAATGCAGCAGATTGCTGAAGAAACCGTAGCAAAATGGCATAAAACCATTCGCTCTCAGGGAGTCCGCGCCGACCAAATGGCTTTGGTGTCAGTCGATCCGCGCACTCAATTTATTAAAGCATTGGTAGGTGGGGTAGATTATCAAAAAAGCGAATTTAACCGAGCGACTCAAGCTCGCCGCCAACCAGGATCTTCTTTTAAGCCGTTTGTCTATTACACGGCATTTGCTTCAGGAAAATTTACGCCCAATAGCGTTATTAACGATACTCCGGTCAGTTACCGCATCCCTGGGGGAATTTGGACTCCGAAAAATTACGATGACTCTTTCAACGGTCCCATGCCAGTGCGGCGATCGCTCGAAGTGTCGCGTAACATCCCCGCCGTAAAGCTAGGTAGCGCTGTGGGTTTGAATAAGGTGGTCGAGACGTGCCGCATCTTAGGCATCAACAGCCCGATGGAACCAGTGCCATCTTTACCATTAGGAGCGATCGGGGTTACGCCTTTGGAAATGGCAAGCGCCTACGCGACAATTGCTAATTACGGTTGGCAGTCCAAACCAACTATTATTGCCCGCGTCACCGATAGTAGTGGTAACGTTATCCTCGATAACTCTCCCAAACCCCAACTCGTCTTAGAGCCTTGGGCAGCCGCTACCTTAACAGACGTGATGAAAGGGGTAATTACTAGCGGTACGGGAACCGCCGCTCAAATCGGTCGCCCCGCCGCAGGTAAGACGGGAACCACATCTTCAGAACGGGATATTTGGTTTGTCGGTTTCGTGCCACAATTAGCAACAGCTGTTTGGGTCGGCAACGATAACTACCAACCTGTCGGTAAGGGTGCAACAGGTGGCGTATTTGTTGCCCCGATCTGGCGATCGTTCATGTCACAAGCCTTGAAAAATACCCCAGTCGAGAATTTCCGTCCTCCTTCGCAGTTCGATCGACCTAAATGA
- a CDS encoding pirin family protein has protein sequence MITLRQSQERGHANHGWLDSYHTFSFANYYDPSHMGFRSLRVINEDRVQPGRGFGTHGHRDMEILTYVLEGALEHKDSIGNGEIVRPGEVQRMSAGTGIMHSEFNPSATEPVHLLQIWILPDRQGLEPSYEQKAFSVAERQGKLRLIAAKDGRDGAVTIHQDVNLYSAILQPQDRVTYQLQPNRYAWLQVARGAVALNGHSLNAGDGVAIGAAELLEISSDRDAEILLFDLA, from the coding sequence ATGATTACACTCAGACAAAGCCAAGAACGCGGACATGCAAATCATGGGTGGTTAGATAGCTATCACACCTTTTCATTTGCGAACTACTACGACCCCTCTCACATGGGATTTCGATCGCTACGAGTGATTAACGAAGATCGAGTCCAGCCAGGAAGAGGGTTTGGGACTCACGGACATCGGGACATGGAAATTCTCACCTACGTCCTTGAAGGCGCGCTCGAACATAAAGATAGTATTGGTAATGGGGAGATCGTCCGACCCGGAGAAGTACAAAGGATGAGTGCTGGAACGGGAATTATGCACAGCGAATTCAATCCTTCTGCTACCGAACCAGTTCACCTCTTGCAAATTTGGATTCTGCCCGATCGCCAAGGCTTAGAGCCGAGTTACGAACAAAAAGCATTTTCAGTTGCAGAAAGACAAGGAAAATTGCGGTTAATTGCCGCTAAAGATGGACGCGATGGTGCTGTGACAATTCATCAAGACGTGAATTTGTATTCAGCCATATTGCAACCGCAAGATCGGGTCACTTATCAATTGCAACCAAATCGTTATGCCTGGCTGCAAGTAGCGCGGGGTGCAGTGGCACTCAACGGTCATAGCTTGAACGCGGGAGATGGAGTAGCAATCGGTGCCGCTGAACTGTTAGAAATAAGCAGCGATCGCGACGCGGAAATATTACTTTTCGACTTGGCGTAG
- a CDS encoding phospholipase D-like domain-containing protein, translating into MRQKRLTRPQHLRTVKIALFVFLLVFGLVLFQIFKPKTHLGITQPLPQDSAIQVYFNQNQAASYQDPYRHFMRLGDNLEQQAIDAISQAQSSIDVAVMEFRLPLVAKALVAKQQAGVKVRLIIDSQYNKTLADYTSAEIARMKRHDRRAYEELKRYPIDALALLRSHGIEIKDDSDTANGKTRGSGLMHHKFLVVDNKTTIISSGNFTTSDLHGDFQVPASRGNPNNMVIIPNNTQVAQALTDEFNYMWQGLFKSHKPRRQPVTILVGTGHVTLNFSPAPRTESIGMTSNGAIAYSIKNAKKSVHVAVFVFSDREISDGLATVRDTGVEDIKILIDPDFYRQSYSKAYDAMGLCPTRHKKGVNNIKPWYRPINTVGFPKAITGDRGVHSKMAILDGRQVITGSHNWSEAANYSNDETLIIIDRPTVAAHYEREFDRLYRTAILGKASMPQAKVCR; encoded by the coding sequence ATGAGACAGAAACGCTTAACTCGCCCCCAGCATTTACGAACAGTCAAAATAGCTTTATTTGTATTTTTACTAGTTTTTGGGCTTGTTTTATTTCAAATATTCAAACCCAAAACACACTTAGGAATCACTCAACCGCTTCCTCAAGACTCTGCTATTCAAGTTTATTTTAATCAAAATCAAGCCGCTTCTTATCAAGATCCTTATCGGCATTTTATGCGTTTAGGGGACAATTTAGAACAACAAGCGATCGATGCCATATCTCAAGCTCAATCGTCAATAGATGTAGCAGTGATGGAATTTCGACTTCCTCTGGTTGCAAAAGCACTCGTTGCTAAACAGCAAGCAGGTGTAAAAGTCAGACTAATAATTGATAGTCAATATAATAAAACTTTAGCAGATTATACTTCAGCGGAAATTGCTCGCATGAAGCGACACGATCGCCGAGCTTACGAAGAACTAAAACGATATCCAATCGATGCCTTAGCTTTGTTGCGATCGCATGGCATTGAAATTAAAGACGACAGCGATACTGCCAATGGTAAAACTAGAGGCAGTGGGTTAATGCATCACAAGTTTTTAGTTGTAGATAATAAAACTACAATTATATCTAGCGGTAACTTTACAACTTCCGATTTGCATGGAGATTTTCAGGTTCCGGCAAGTCGCGGTAATCCAAACAACATGGTTATTATTCCCAATAATACTCAAGTTGCTCAAGCATTAACAGATGAGTTTAATTATATGTGGCAGGGATTATTTAAATCTCATAAGCCTCGCAGACAACCTGTAACAATTTTAGTTGGAACGGGTCACGTGACGCTGAACTTTTCACCTGCCCCTCGCACTGAAAGCATTGGCATGACTAGTAACGGTGCGATCGCTTATTCTATCAAAAATGCGAAAAAAAGCGTGCATGTTGCCGTTTTCGTATTTTCAGATCGAGAAATTAGTGATGGTTTAGCAACAGTACGAGATACAGGAGTAGAAGATATTAAAATCCTAATAGATCCAGATTTTTATCGACAATCTTACTCTAAAGCCTACGATGCAATGGGACTGTGTCCGACTCGTCACAAAAAGGGTGTTAATAATATCAAACCTTGGTATCGTCCGATTAATACAGTTGGTTTTCCCAAAGCAATAACAGGCGATCGCGGCGTACACAGTAAAATGGCAATATTAGATGGCAGACAAGTCATTACAGGTAGCCACAATTGGTCGGAAGCGGCAAATTATTCTAATGATGAAACCTTAATTATTATCGATCGTCCCACAGTTGCAGCCCACTACGAACGGGAATTCGATCGCCTTTACCGCACGGCAATATTAGGAAAAGCGAGTATGCCTCAAGCAAAAGTGTGTCGTTAA
- a CDS encoding vWA domain-containing protein, with amino-acid sequence MKIKTVCASLLLVLIPLSLAISGCDAEENNYANNSDVTSTTQTTEIKTNLIQPDRSTEDPYAAEAYYQQLLAQYGENYQECLEPVSVNLDAVTNSNASKVDPTEKITKMKQQNKIFVLDASDSMRVFTGSGTTKFDIAKAAIARFVSTFPSTTQVGVNLFGDRSADATTDPTTVCAASETMYSLIQLSSLILAPANEPTSEAEFQPIYKPITASLSRLNDILSDRDGASNQNIIYLITDGTDNCNGDAVAIARELHNSPAEITINVIGLDENETTQQQLQAIAEAGGGEYFLARDANEFNTAFERTQEKIEAEKYTTIQLTENRPQPPTSSNPNINQITACTTVKMNRELGQIISQVNRLSALQGTNLKYNNHVLARLKERQERITAWRDRLLTNTGNPQIDLNLFRQELAQATQ; translated from the coding sequence ATGAAAATAAAAACAGTTTGCGCTTCACTACTTTTAGTATTAATCCCTTTATCGCTTGCCATCAGCGGCTGCGATGCTGAAGAAAACAATTACGCAAATAATTCTGATGTAACTTCTACTACTCAGACTACAGAAATCAAGACAAACTTAATCCAACCAGATCGATCTACCGAAGATCCGTATGCAGCAGAAGCCTATTACCAGCAGCTATTGGCGCAATATGGGGAAAATTATCAAGAGTGTTTAGAGCCTGTATCAGTTAATCTCGATGCGGTTACGAACTCAAATGCTTCTAAGGTAGATCCCACAGAAAAAATTACTAAAATGAAGCAGCAGAATAAAATATTTGTGTTAGACGCTTCTGATTCTATGCGAGTGTTTACAGGTAGCGGTACGACAAAATTCGATATTGCTAAAGCTGCGATCGCTCGTTTTGTCAGTACATTTCCTTCTACAACTCAAGTTGGAGTTAATCTATTTGGCGATCGTAGCGCCGATGCAACAACAGATCCAACTACTGTATGTGCTGCTAGCGAAACTATGTATTCCCTCATACAGTTGAGCAGCTTAATTTTAGCACCAGCCAACGAACCCACCTCAGAGGCTGAGTTTCAACCAATTTATAAACCAATAACGGCAAGTCTATCAAGATTAAACGATATTCTAAGCGATCGCGATGGTGCTAGCAATCAAAATATTATTTATTTAATTACTGATGGGACAGACAATTGTAATGGTGATGCTGTAGCAATTGCCAGAGAACTACACAATTCTCCGGCAGAAATTACGATAAATGTAATTGGCTTAGATGAAAACGAAACCACGCAGCAGCAGTTGCAAGCCATAGCTGAAGCTGGCGGAGGTGAGTATTTTCTAGCGCGCGATGCCAATGAATTCAATACTGCTTTTGAACGGACGCAAGAGAAAATCGAAGCAGAAAAATATACAACAATTCAACTAACAGAAAATCGACCTCAACCTCCTACAAGTTCTAATCCTAACATCAATCAGATTACAGCCTGTACTACAGTTAAAATGAATCGCGAGCTAGGTCAAATTATTAGTCAGGTTAATCGTTTATCTGCACTCCAAGGAACAAATCTTAAGTACAATAATCATGTTTTAGCCCGTTTGAAAGAAAGGCAAGAGCGGATTACCGCATGGCGCGATCGCCTATTAACTAATACTGGCAATCCTCAAATAGATTTAAATTTATTTCGGCAGGAATTGGCACAGGCAACGCAATAA
- the mltA gene encoding murein transglycosylase A has translation MMKQTIALFTLVLTQSLSADVTGNASTHTSTIHASAATVQLVPANIQQKSDRLGWDEQIWGQGKKGDRQALLKAIDNSLRYLRSPQAIAAYQQYPLREITRDRVWRSLVRFSQLVINSHSPEQLQAAVQQEFELYQFPAQDGKSEVLFTAYYEPIYPASRVKTAEYRYPLYRLPPDFASWTEPHPTRAELEGENGLLGAKSRLHGRELVWLRDRLEAFLVHIQGSARLHLTDGSIMTVGYAGKTEFPYTSIGKELIKDGKLPADGLTLPAVLQYFRQHPAELNTYLPRYRTFVFFQPTNNAAPHGYLGVPVTAERSIATDKSLTPPGALALIHTQIPYFDRQGQLEQRTVSRYVLNQDTGSAIKGAGRVDYFMGTGDLAAKRAGVTVSNGQLYYLLLKGAHEQGRAGTSREQLSVTPDS, from the coding sequence ATGATGAAACAGACAATAGCACTATTTACCTTAGTCCTGACTCAATCACTGTCGGCAGACGTTACAGGTAACGCTTCTACCCACACTTCTACAATTCATGCTAGTGCTGCCACAGTCCAGCTCGTACCTGCTAATATACAACAAAAATCCGATCGCTTGGGTTGGGACGAACAGATTTGGGGTCAAGGTAAAAAAGGCGATCGCCAAGCTTTACTCAAAGCGATCGATAACAGTTTGCGATATTTGCGATCGCCGCAAGCAATTGCAGCTTATCAACAGTATCCCCTACGCGAGATTACCCGCGATCGTGTCTGGCGTAGTTTAGTGCGATTTAGCCAGTTGGTGATTAACTCCCACTCTCCAGAACAACTACAAGCCGCCGTTCAGCAAGAATTTGAACTGTATCAATTTCCGGCACAAGACGGTAAGAGTGAGGTACTATTTACTGCATACTACGAGCCGATCTATCCTGCCAGCCGCGTTAAAACGGCTGAATATCGCTATCCTCTTTATCGACTCCCACCCGACTTTGCTTCGTGGACTGAACCCCATCCTACCAGAGCTGAATTAGAAGGCGAGAACGGTTTATTGGGAGCGAAAAGTCGGCTGCACGGACGAGAACTGGTTTGGCTGCGCGATCGCCTAGAAGCCTTTCTGGTTCACATCCAAGGCTCGGCACGCCTGCACCTGACAGATGGTAGTATCATGACTGTCGGTTATGCCGGAAAAACTGAGTTTCCTTATACCAGTATTGGCAAAGAACTGATTAAAGATGGCAAACTTCCCGCCGATGGGTTAACTCTACCTGCTGTATTGCAATACTTTCGCCAACACCCAGCAGAATTAAATACATATCTACCCCGCTATCGTACATTTGTCTTTTTTCAACCCACAAACAACGCTGCACCTCACGGATATCTGGGAGTACCAGTCACAGCCGAGCGATCGATCGCCACAGATAAATCACTTACGCCGCCTGGTGCTTTAGCGCTGATTCATACTCAAATTCCTTATTTCGATCGGCAAGGACAGCTAGAACAGCGTACTGTTAGCCGCTACGTCCTCAATCAAGACACGGGTAGCGCCATCAAAGGAGCGGGTAGAGTCGATTACTTTATGGGAACAGGCGATCTAGCCGCAAAGCGTGCTGGAGTTACAGTCAGTAACGGACAACTTTATTATTTGTTGTTAAAGGGAGCGCACGAGCAGGGACGAGCAGGGACGAGCAGGGAGCAGTTATCAGTGACTCCTGACTCCTGA
- a CDS encoding 2OG-Fe dioxygenase family protein, with the protein MQKVLNSKKLGYDLLFTLQKANFINLEELQRFFQDLPVDPYIKGNYRRRRLSRFSITDGKVVKLPHGRLFQSKEYNPVVGDIQREFHEIDDALVVHEDFTRLLFAFNDACKLYSDSREIGVHQIRTTCSATNFGNPAPEGIHRDGTDLIAIFSIGRNNVQGGETHLYRSKKESPVFNKTLNPGELLLLNDREFFHYTTPVKPLNDETDGTRDVFVLTCPSLLS; encoded by the coding sequence ATGCAAAAAGTACTAAATTCAAAAAAATTAGGCTACGACTTATTATTTACATTACAAAAGGCAAATTTTATCAACTTAGAAGAGTTGCAGCGCTTTTTCCAAGATTTGCCAGTAGATCCATACATTAAGGGTAACTATCGCCGCCGCCGTTTATCCCGTTTTAGCATAACAGACGGAAAAGTGGTGAAATTACCTCACGGTCGCTTATTTCAAAGCAAAGAATATAATCCTGTAGTAGGAGATATTCAAAGAGAGTTCCATGAAATTGATGATGCTCTGGTAGTGCATGAAGATTTTACAAGATTGCTGTTTGCCTTTAATGATGCTTGTAAATTGTATTCTGACTCTCGGGAAATTGGCGTGCATCAAATTAGAACAACTTGTTCGGCAACCAATTTTGGCAATCCAGCACCAGAGGGAATTCACCGTGATGGGACAGATCTGATTGCGATCTTTTCTATCGGACGTAATAACGTCCAAGGGGGAGAGACGCACTTATACAGATCTAAAAAGGAAAGTCCTGTGTTTAATAAAACCCTCAACCCTGGAGAACTTTTGCTACTTAACGATCGCGAATTTTTCCATTACACGACTCCCGTTAAACCTCTAAATGATGAGACAGATGGAACGAGGGACGTGTTTGTATTAACTTGTCCGAGTCTGCTGTCGTAG
- the mfd gene encoding transcription-repair coupling factor: MAFSSIVRALGRSPLSTELISKLNRQQVCSLNGVSRLPKGLVASALAQAQQRHLLVICATLEEAGRWTAQLESMGWDRVHFYPTSEASPYEPFDPETEMTWGQMQVLADLIEETGGMRDKGDKEASPSLLTPRSSPLIAIVATERALQPHLPPADVFQPYCLTISKGMEFDLGDFGDRLAAMGYDRVPTVETEGQWSRRGDIVDVFPVSSELPVRLEWFGDEIEQIREFDPATQRSSVGGTALDKISQVVLTPTNFAPIVKAALTEEQTEIVKTYLSPEERELFDAGNDPEGSRRFLGLAFPQPASLLDYLPKDTIITIDELELCQAHSDRWVENSEEQWQLMIGSRERFGAGSGEEGDKGDKGDKEDKGDNRQLPITNYQLPRVHRTFEDSLATAQGFQELYLSELAVEESSSANSAYVTPLNLASRSIPVTPHAFGKLAETIRQERDRGFSTWLISAQPSRSVSLLQEHDCPAQFIPNPRDFQAIDKLQLQRTPVALKYSGVAELEGFILPTFRLMVVTDREFYGQHSLATPSYIRKRRRAASKQVDPNKLRPGDFVVHRNHGIGKFLRLESLTIDRETREYLVVQYADGLLRVAADQLGSLSRFRATDSKPPELNKMSSKAWANTKNRARKAIKKLAVDLLQLYAQRSQQSGYAYPIDSPWQVELEDSFPYQPTTDQLKATQDVKRDMESDRPMDRLVCGDVGFGKTEVAIRAVFKAVTAGKQVAFLAPTTILTQQHYHTLKERFAPYPVNVGLLNRFRSAEERKDLLKRLATGELDIVVGTHQLLGKGVSFRDLGLLIIDEEQRFGVNQKEKIKALKTQLDVLTLSATPIPRTLYMSLSGIREMSLITTPPPSRRPIKTHLAPYDTESIRSAIRQELDRGGQVFYVVPRVEGIEETAATLREIVGGARIAVGHGQLDENQLESTMLSFSNGEADILVCTTIIESGLDIPRVNTILIEDAHRFGLSQLYQLRGRVGRAGIQAHAWLFYPKQRALSDTARQRLRAIQEFTQLGSGYHLAMRDMEIRGVGNLLGVEQSGQMDAIGFDLYMEMLEEALREIRGQEIPQVEDTQIDLNLTAFIPTDYITDLDQKMSAYRAVAAAKTKEELIQLAADWSDRYGAIPTGATQLLRVMELKQLARKLGFSRIKPEGKQHVVLETAMEEPAWNLMIANLPDSLRSRFVYSPGKVTVRGLAVLKTEQQLQTLIDALSKMQGAVPETVMV, translated from the coding sequence ATGGCTTTTTCTTCTATCGTGCGTGCCTTAGGGCGATCGCCACTGTCAACCGAACTCATATCTAAACTCAATCGCCAGCAGGTTTGTTCTCTCAATGGCGTTTCGCGCTTGCCTAAAGGATTGGTGGCTTCGGCTTTAGCACAAGCACAACAGCGTCACCTACTCGTTATCTGCGCCACTCTGGAAGAAGCCGGACGCTGGACAGCTCAACTCGAATCGATGGGATGGGATCGAGTCCATTTTTACCCAACCTCAGAAGCATCGCCCTACGAACCCTTCGACCCCGAAACCGAAATGACTTGGGGACAGATGCAGGTGTTGGCAGATTTGATTGAGGAAACGGGAGGAATGCGGGACAAGGGGGACAAGGAAGCGTCGCCCTCACTCCTCACTCCTCGCTCCTCACCCCTCATTGCGATCGTCGCCACAGAAAGAGCCTTACAACCCCACTTACCACCAGCAGACGTGTTTCAACCCTATTGTCTGACGATTAGTAAGGGGATGGAATTCGATTTGGGTGACTTTGGCGATCGCCTTGCAGCAATGGGTTACGATCGCGTACCCACGGTAGAAACCGAAGGACAATGGAGCAGGCGCGGCGATATCGTTGACGTGTTTCCCGTCTCTTCCGAATTGCCCGTGCGTTTGGAGTGGTTTGGCGATGAAATCGAACAAATTCGCGAGTTCGACCCAGCAACTCAACGCAGTTCTGTAGGTGGCACGGCACTTGACAAGATATCACAAGTCGTGCTTACGCCAACCAATTTTGCTCCCATCGTTAAAGCAGCACTAACGGAGGAACAAACAGAAATTGTTAAAACCTACCTTTCCCCGGAAGAACGAGAACTATTCGACGCAGGAAATGACCCAGAAGGTAGCCGCCGCTTTCTGGGTTTAGCTTTCCCCCAACCCGCATCCCTGCTTGACTATTTACCCAAAGATACGATTATCACCATTGACGAACTAGAACTATGTCAAGCACATAGCGATCGCTGGGTGGAGAACTCTGAAGAACAATGGCAGTTGATGATAGGGAGTAGGGAGCGCTTCGGTGCCGGGAGCGGGGAAGAAGGAGACAAGGGAGACAAGGGGGACAAGGAGGACAAGGGAGACAATCGCCAATTACCAATTACCAATTACCAATTACCAAGAGTTCACCGCACATTTGAAGACTCTTTAGCAACAGCCCAAGGATTTCAAGAATTATATTTATCGGAATTAGCAGTTGAAGAAAGCTCCTCAGCTAATTCTGCTTATGTGACTCCCCTCAATCTTGCCAGTCGTTCGATTCCCGTTACGCCTCATGCGTTCGGGAAGTTAGCAGAGACAATTCGACAAGAACGCGATCGCGGTTTTTCAACTTGGCTGATTTCGGCTCAACCATCCCGTTCTGTCTCCCTATTGCAAGAACATGATTGTCCCGCCCAATTTATCCCCAATCCTCGCGATTTTCAGGCGATCGATAAATTGCAACTTCAGCGTACACCTGTGGCGTTGAAATATTCGGGGGTAGCAGAATTAGAAGGTTTTATTCTGCCTACATTTCGTCTGATGGTGGTGACTGACCGCGAATTCTACGGTCAGCACAGCCTCGCTACCCCTAGCTACATCCGCAAGCGCCGCCGCGCCGCCTCGAAGCAAGTCGATCCGAATAAGTTGCGTCCGGGGGATTTTGTCGTTCACCGGAATCACGGGATCGGCAAGTTTTTGCGGCTGGAAAGTCTGACGATCGATCGCGAAACGCGAGAATATTTAGTCGTGCAATATGCCGATGGTTTGTTGCGCGTCGCCGCCGATCAACTCGGTTCGTTGTCTAGGTTTCGCGCCACCGACAGCAAGCCGCCAGAACTGAACAAAATGTCGAGTAAGGCGTGGGCAAACACGAAAAACCGTGCCAGAAAAGCAATTAAAAAACTAGCGGTGGATCTGCTGCAATTATATGCTCAGCGATCGCAACAATCGGGTTATGCTTATCCAATTGATTCTCCTTGGCAGGTAGAATTAGAAGATTCTTTCCCCTATCAACCGACAACCGACCAACTCAAAGCAACTCAAGATGTCAAGCGCGACATGGAGAGCGATCGCCCGATGGATCGTTTAGTCTGTGGCGATGTGGGTTTTGGTAAGACTGAAGTAGCAATTCGCGCTGTTTTCAAAGCTGTCACAGCAGGTAAGCAAGTAGCTTTCCTTGCCCCTACCACCATTCTGACGCAACAGCACTATCACACGTTAAAAGAACGCTTTGCCCCTTATCCGGTAAACGTCGGCTTACTCAACCGCTTTCGGAGTGCCGAGGAACGAAAAGATCTACTCAAGCGATTGGCGACGGGTGAATTAGATATTGTGGTCGGGACGCACCAACTACTAGGTAAAGGTGTCAGCTTCCGCGATTTGGGACTATTGATAATCGACGAAGAACAAAGATTTGGGGTCAATCAGAAAGAAAAAATTAAAGCTTTGAAAACTCAGTTAGACGTGCTAACTCTTTCTGCGACTCCCATTCCCCGCACCTTGTATATGTCATTGTCGGGAATTCGGGAGATGAGTTTGATTACTACGCCGCCTCCCTCCCGCCGACCGATCAAAACTCACCTCGCACCTTACGATACTGAATCAATTCGTAGCGCCATTCGTCAAGAACTCGATCGCGGCGGACAAGTTTTTTATGTCGTTCCGCGTGTGGAAGGAATTGAAGAGACAGCAGCGACTTTAAGAGAAATTGTTGGCGGGGCGAGAATTGCTGTCGGACACGGACAATTGGATGAAAACCAATTAGAATCAACAATGCTTTCCTTTAGTAATGGGGAAGCCGATATTTTGGTTTGCACCACGATTATTGAATCGGGCTTAGATATCCCGCGTGTGAATACAATTCTAATTGAAGATGCTCACCGCTTCGGTTTATCCCAACTCTACCAGTTGCGGGGGCGTGTCGGACGGGCAGGAATTCAGGCTCATGCCTGGTTATTTTATCCCAAACAACGGGCGCTATCCGATACCGCAAGGCAGCGTTTGCGGGCAATTCAAGAATTCACCCAACTCGGTTCTGGCTATCACTTGGCAATGCGCGATATGGAAATTCGCGGTGTGGGAAATTTGTTAGGCGTAGAACAATCCGGTCAAATGGATGCAATTGGTTTCGACCTGTATATGGAAATGTTAGAAGAAGCCTTGCGCGAAATTCGCGGTCAGGAAATTCCGCAAGTGGAAGATACGCAAATCGATTTGAATTTGACAGCGTTTATTCCCACAGATTACATTACCGATTTAGACCAGAAGATGAGTGCATATCGGGCTGTAGCAGCGGCAAAAACTAAGGAAGAGTTAATCCAACTTGCCGCAGATTGGAGCGATCGCTACGGGGCAATTCCCACAGGTGCAACTCAATTATTGCGCGTCATGGAATTAAAACAACTAGCGAGAAAATTAGGATTTAGCCGCATCAAACCCGAAGGTAAACAGCACGTAGTTTTAGAAACTGCAATGGAAGAACCAGCTTGGAATTTGATGATTGCCAACTTACCTGATAGTTTGCGATCGCGCTTTGTTTACTCGCCTGGTAAAGTCACCGTGCGCGGTTTAGCAGTCCTCAAAACGGAACAACAATTGCAAACTTTAATTGATGCTTTGAGCAAGATGCAAGGTGCAGTTCCAGAAACGGTAATGGTTTGA